One window of Mesorhizobium sp. PAMC28654 genomic DNA carries:
- the fabA gene encoding 3-hydroxyacyl-[acyl-carrier-protein] dehydratase FabA, whose protein sequence is MAGSKSSYEYEELLACARGDLFGPGNAQLPYPPMLMFDRITEISETGGAFDKGFIRAEFDIKPDLWFFACHFIGNPIMPGCLGLDAMWQLTGFYLGWLGEPGKGMALSTGEVKFKGMVTPSVKKVEYGIDFKRVMRGRLVLGIADGWLKADGEPIYSATDLKVGLSKQSAVA, encoded by the coding sequence ATGGCGGGTTCGAAATCCAGCTACGAATATGAGGAATTGCTTGCCTGCGCCCGCGGTGATCTGTTCGGGCCGGGAAACGCCCAGTTGCCCTATCCTCCGATGCTGATGTTCGACCGCATCACCGAGATCAGCGAAACCGGCGGCGCGTTCGACAAGGGTTTCATCCGGGCGGAATTCGACATCAAGCCGGACCTTTGGTTCTTCGCTTGCCATTTCATCGGCAACCCGATCATGCCGGGATGCCTGGGCCTGGACGCCATGTGGCAGCTGACCGGATTCTATCTTGGCTGGCTCGGCGAGCCTGGCAAGGGTATGGCGCTGTCGACCGGGGAAGTGAAATTCAAGGGCATGGTGACGCCCTCGGTCAAGAAGGTGGAATACGGCATCGACTTCAAGCGCGTGATGCGCGGGCGGTTGGTGCTCGGCATCGCCGATGGATGGCTGAAGGCCGATGGCGAGCCCATATACTCGGCAACGGATCTCAAAGTGGGTCTGTCAAAGCAGTCGGCGGTCGCCTGA
- the dnaN gene encoding DNA polymerase III subunit beta, translating to MRVILERSNLLKSLNHVHRVVERRNTIPILSNVLLSAEGASLEMKATDLDLEVTEATPAKVERGGATTVPAHLLYDIVRKLSDGAEVMLKTDEDGNAMTVTSGRSSFRLQCLPQSDFPELTAGSFSHIFRLDSVALKGLIEKTQFAISTEETRYYLNGIYLHTHEVGGKLKLRSVATDGHRLARAEIDAPAGSEGMPGIIIPRKTVSELQKLVDDPNVAVTTELSDTKIRFTIGSVVLTSKLIDGTFPDYQRVIPTGNDKKLIIDRQSFAAAVDRVSTISSERGRAVKLSITEGQVTLAVNNPDSGSATEELAADYSSDPIEIGFNAKYLLDVAAQLTGTEAKFMLADAGSPTLIHDMADETALYVLMPMRV from the coding sequence ATGCGTGTTATCCTGGAACGGTCAAATCTCCTGAAGTCGCTTAACCACGTCCACCGCGTGGTCGAACGGCGTAACACCATACCGATCCTGTCCAACGTGCTTTTGAGCGCCGAAGGCGCCAGCCTCGAAATGAAGGCGACCGACCTTGATCTCGAGGTGACCGAGGCCACGCCCGCCAAGGTCGAGCGTGGCGGAGCAACAACCGTTCCGGCGCATCTGCTTTACGACATCGTGCGCAAGCTCTCCGACGGCGCCGAGGTGATGCTCAAGACCGACGAAGACGGCAACGCCATGACGGTGACGTCGGGCCGCTCGAGCTTCCGCCTCCAATGCCTGCCGCAGTCCGATTTCCCCGAGCTCACGGCCGGATCCTTCTCGCATATCTTCCGGCTGGATTCGGTGGCGCTGAAGGGCCTCATCGAGAAGACCCAGTTCGCGATCTCCACCGAAGAGACACGTTACTACCTGAACGGCATCTACCTGCACACGCACGAGGTCGGCGGCAAGCTGAAGCTTCGCTCGGTGGCAACCGACGGCCATCGCCTGGCACGCGCCGAGATCGACGCGCCGGCGGGTTCCGAGGGCATGCCGGGCATCATCATTCCGCGCAAGACGGTCAGTGAGTTGCAGAAACTGGTTGATGATCCGAATGTGGCGGTGACCACCGAACTGTCCGACACCAAGATCCGCTTCACCATCGGCAGCGTCGTTTTGACCTCGAAGCTGATCGACGGCACCTTCCCCGACTATCAGCGCGTCATTCCGACCGGCAACGACAAGAAGCTGATCATCGACCGGCAGAGCTTCGCCGCCGCCGTCGATCGTGTCTCGACGATTTCCTCCGAGCGTGGCCGGGCGGTGAAGCTTTCGATCACCGAAGGCCAGGTGACGCTTGCCGTCAACAATCCGGACTCGGGCAGCGCCACCGAGGAACTGGCCGCCGACTATTCGTCCGATCCAATCGAAATCGGCTTCAACGCCAAATACCTGCTCGATGTCGCGGCCCAGCTGACTGGAACGGAAGCAAAATTCATGCTTGCGGATGCCGGCTCGCCGACGCTGATCCACGACATGGCGGATGAAACCGCACTTTACGTGCTGATGCCGATGCGCGTTTAG
- the dnaA gene encoding chromosomal replication initiator protein DnaA, whose protein sequence is MQSGIERELTGDLPFPGTLIRGDDMTASNEAEQKFDRVKAQLKARLGTEVYSSWFGRMKVTEASKGIVRISVPTAFLRSWINGHYLDLISELWKHEDPEILKIEIVVRTATRQGRGSPEPEMAPARKMTKQTQTALAAGTAGPGRVERAPAPRPGTPVESEFRHNVLGSPLDPRYTFGSFIEGPSNRVAFAAAKAVAESQSSAVRFNPLFLHATVGLGKTHLLQAIAAESLKQNPKSRVVYLTAEYFMWRFATAIRDNNALTLKEQLRDIDLLIIDDMQFLQGKSIQHEFCHLINMLLDSAKQVVVAADRPPSELESLEPRVRSRLNGGVALEMSAPDFSMRIGMLKLRLATARIDDASLDISEEILNHVARTVTGSGRELEGAFNQLLFRQSFEPQITIDRIDEILGHIYRSGEPKRVRIEDIQRIVARHYNVSKTELLSNRRTRTIVKPRQVAMYLSKVMTPRSLPEIGRRFGGRDHTTVLHAVRKIEDLSGNDNTLAQELELLRRLINDQA, encoded by the coding sequence ATGCAGAGCGGCATCGAAAGGGAGCTTACGGGCGACCTCCCATTTCCTGGAACTTTGATCAGAGGGGACGACATGACGGCTTCCAACGAGGCGGAACAGAAGTTCGACCGGGTCAAGGCCCAGTTGAAGGCGCGCCTGGGAACCGAGGTTTATTCGAGCTGGTTCGGCCGCATGAAGGTCACGGAGGCATCCAAGGGCATTGTCCGCATCTCGGTGCCAACCGCCTTCCTGCGCTCGTGGATCAACGGCCACTATCTCGATCTCATCTCCGAGTTGTGGAAGCATGAGGACCCTGAAATCCTCAAGATCGAGATCGTCGTGCGCACCGCCACCCGCCAGGGCCGCGGCAGCCCTGAGCCCGAAATGGCCCCGGCGCGCAAGATGACCAAGCAGACACAGACGGCGCTTGCCGCGGGCACGGCCGGCCCTGGCAGGGTCGAGCGCGCACCGGCCCCTCGCCCGGGAACACCGGTCGAGAGCGAGTTCCGGCACAATGTGCTCGGCTCCCCCCTTGATCCGCGCTACACGTTCGGCTCCTTCATCGAAGGGCCGTCGAACCGGGTGGCTTTCGCCGCCGCCAAGGCAGTGGCGGAATCCCAGTCGAGCGCCGTGCGCTTCAATCCGCTCTTTCTTCACGCAACGGTGGGGCTCGGCAAGACGCATCTCCTGCAGGCGATCGCGGCGGAATCGCTGAAGCAGAATCCGAAGTCGCGCGTCGTCTATCTGACGGCTGAATATTTCATGTGGCGTTTCGCCACCGCGATCCGCGACAACAATGCGCTGACGCTCAAGGAACAGCTGCGCGACATCGACCTACTCATCATCGACGACATGCAGTTCCTGCAGGGCAAGTCGATCCAGCATGAGTTCTGCCATCTCATCAACATGCTGCTCGACAGCGCCAAGCAGGTGGTGGTTGCCGCCGACCGGCCGCCGTCGGAACTGGAATCGCTGGAGCCCCGGGTCCGCTCGCGCCTCAATGGCGGTGTCGCGCTCGAAATGTCCGCACCCGACTTTTCCATGCGCATTGGCATGCTCAAGCTGCGCCTTGCCACCGCCAGGATCGATGACGCCTCGCTCGATATTTCGGAAGAAATCCTCAACCATGTCGCCCGCACGGTGACCGGCAGCGGACGCGAACTGGAAGGCGCCTTCAACCAGCTGCTGTTCCGCCAATCGTTCGAACCGCAGATCACCATCGACCGCATCGATGAGATTCTCGGCCATATCTATCGCTCCGGCGAGCCGAAGCGGGTTCGCATCGAGGACATCCAGCGCATCGTCGCGCGCCACTACAATGTGTCGAAGACCGAGCTGCTCTCCAACCGGCGTACGCGCACCATCGTGAAGCCCCGGCAGGTGGCGATGTACCTGTCAAAGGTGATGACGCCGCGTTCCTTGCCGGAGATCGGACGGCGCTTCGGTGGACGCGACCACACCACGGTGCTGCACGCCGTGCGCAAGATCGAAGACCTGTCCGGCAACGACAACACGCTGGCGCAGGAGCTTGAGTTGTTGAGAAGGCTGATCAACGACCAGGCCTGA
- the irrA gene encoding iron response transcriptional regulator IrrA, whose amino-acid sequence MDLGSRKEDVAVDKRVREAGLRPTRQRIALADLLFAKGDRHLSAEELHEEAIAAGVPVSLATVYNALHQFTQAGLLRILAVEGAKTYFDTNTSDHHHFYIEGENRIFDIANGPVTVTNLPEPPEGMEIANVDIVVRLRPKRRD is encoded by the coding sequence ATGGATCTGGGCAGCCGGAAGGAAGATGTCGCTGTGGACAAGCGGGTTCGCGAAGCGGGCTTGAGGCCGACACGTCAACGCATCGCGTTGGCTGATCTGCTTTTCGCCAAGGGCGATCGCCATCTTTCAGCCGAGGAGTTGCATGAGGAGGCGATAGCCGCCGGCGTGCCGGTGTCGCTGGCCACGGTCTACAACGCTCTTCATCAGTTCACTCAGGCGGGCCTGCTGCGCATCCTGGCCGTCGAGGGGGCGAAGACATATTTCGACACCAACACCTCGGACCACCACCACTTCTACATCGAAGGCGAGAACCGGATCTTCGACATCGCCAATGGTCCGGTCACGGTCACCAACCTGCCGGAGCCGCCGGAAGGGATGGAGATCGCCAATGTCGACATCGTGGTGAGGCTGCGCCCGAAACGCCGCGATTGA
- a CDS encoding GNAT family N-acetyltransferase, protein MNQGVAVSIIRLSTNFERFDDVLALILKAFASMDGVIDPPSSANRLNVASLREKARHETGFAALQDGRIVGCVFVLERADDLYVGKLAVEPDRQGSGIGKQLMQAVETLARTRGKAVLELETRIELTANHAVFVRLGFHETERTAHEGYSRPTSITMRKVLS, encoded by the coding sequence ATGAATCAAGGCGTAGCCGTATCCATCATAAGGCTTTCGACCAATTTCGAGCGCTTTGACGATGTGCTGGCGCTGATCCTCAAGGCCTTCGCCTCGATGGACGGCGTCATCGACCCGCCGTCCTCGGCGAACCGGCTCAATGTCGCAAGCCTCAGGGAAAAGGCCAGGCACGAGACGGGTTTCGCGGCGTTGCAGGACGGCAGGATCGTTGGCTGCGTCTTTGTTCTGGAACGGGCTGACGATCTCTATGTCGGAAAGCTCGCGGTTGAACCGGACCGTCAGGGTTCAGGCATCGGCAAGCAGTTGATGCAGGCCGTTGAGACGCTGGCTCGCACTCGCGGCAAGGCGGTCCTCGAACTTGAGACGCGGATCGAACTGACCGCCAATCATGCGGTGTTTGTCCGCTTGGGCTTTCATGAAACCGAACGCACCGCGCATGAGGGCTACAGCCGGCCGACCTCAATCACCATGCGCAAAGTCCTTTCGTAA
- the fabB gene encoding beta-ketoacyl-ACP synthase I: MRRVVVTGLGIVSSIGNNANEVQTSLHDAKSGISFSNSFAEHGFRCQVWGAPTLDPSTMIDRRAMRFLSQGAAWNHVAMDQAIADAGLGESDITNERTGIVMGSGGPSTRTIVEAAETTLKNGSPKRIGPFAVPKAMSSTASATLATWFKIHGVNYSISSACSTSAHCIGNAYELIQWGKQDMVFAGGHEDLDWTMSDLFDAMGAMSSKFNDQASSASRAYDVNRDGFVIAGGAGVLVLEELEHAKARGAKIYAEIVGYGATSDGHDMVAPSGEGAVRCMRQALSTVSGSVDYINTHGTSTPVGDSKEMGAIREVFGQDMPHITSTKSLTGHSLGAAGVQESIYSILMMQGGFIGESAHIENLDPEFEGMPIVRTRIDNAKIDTVLSNSFGFGGTNATLVFQRYSA; the protein is encoded by the coding sequence ATGAGACGGGTCGTAGTCACAGGCCTCGGCATTGTGTCGTCAATCGGCAACAATGCCAACGAGGTGCAGACCTCGCTCCACGATGCCAAATCCGGCATCAGCTTCTCCAATTCCTTTGCCGAACATGGGTTCCGCTGCCAGGTCTGGGGCGCGCCGACGCTCGACCCATCGACAATGATCGACCGTCGCGCCATGCGCTTCCTGTCACAGGGTGCTGCCTGGAATCATGTCGCCATGGATCAGGCGATCGCGGACGCGGGCCTTGGCGAGAGCGACATCACCAACGAGCGCACCGGCATCGTCATGGGCTCGGGCGGCCCCTCCACCCGCACCATCGTCGAAGCGGCGGAGACCACGCTCAAGAACGGCAGCCCGAAGCGCATCGGTCCGTTCGCCGTACCGAAGGCGATGTCGTCGACGGCTTCGGCGACGCTCGCCACATGGTTCAAGATTCACGGCGTCAATTATTCGATCTCGTCGGCCTGCTCGACTTCGGCGCATTGCATCGGCAATGCCTACGAACTGATCCAATGGGGCAAGCAGGACATGGTCTTTGCCGGCGGTCATGAGGATCTCGACTGGACGATGTCCGACCTGTTCGACGCCATGGGCGCCATGTCGTCGAAGTTCAACGACCAGGCGTCTTCCGCCTCGCGTGCCTATGACGTCAACCGCGACGGCTTCGTCATTGCCGGTGGTGCCGGCGTGCTGGTTCTGGAAGAACTCGAACACGCCAAGGCGCGCGGCGCCAAGATCTACGCCGAGATCGTCGGCTATGGCGCGACCTCCGACGGCCATGACATGGTGGCTCCCTCCGGCGAAGGCGCTGTCCGATGCATGCGGCAAGCCCTGTCGACCGTTTCTGGATCAGTCGACTATATCAACACGCACGGCACCTCGACGCCGGTCGGCGACTCCAAGGAAATGGGCGCCATCCGCGAGGTGTTCGGCCAAGACATGCCGCATATCACCTCGACGAAGTCGCTGACCGGCCATTCGCTGGGCGCCGCCGGCGTGCAGGAATCGATCTACTCGATCCTGATGATGCAAGGCGGCTTCATCGGCGAGAGCGCTCATATCGAGAACCTCGATCCCGAATTCGAGGGCATGCCGATCGTGCGAACACGTATCGACAACGCCAAGATCGACACGGTCTTGTCAAACTCGTTCGGGTTCGGCGGCACCAACGCAACGCTCGTTTTCCAGCGCTATTCCGCATAA
- a CDS encoding SH3 domain-containing protein, with translation MSGYASLRLAFSAACLGALVYSPVVAAQSAATTAQSITLGPSGLPLPRFVSLKSGRVNSRVGPGANYSVDWMYMKAGLPMEIIQEFDTWRRVRDADGSEGWINQSLLSGKRTAIVSPWQRGKDAKINLLNSPQDGARVVAIIEPGVMGSIKSCNGQWCEMTFEGHTGWLAQSLVWGAYPGERVKD, from the coding sequence GTGTCTGGTTACGCGTCGCTTCGCCTGGCCTTCAGCGCAGCATGTCTTGGCGCTCTCGTCTATTCCCCGGTTGTGGCGGCGCAGAGCGCCGCCACAACCGCGCAGAGCATCACGCTTGGACCAAGCGGCCTGCCACTGCCGCGTTTCGTCAGCCTGAAATCCGGCCGCGTCAATTCGCGCGTTGGCCCTGGCGCCAACTATTCCGTCGACTGGATGTACATGAAGGCCGGCCTGCCGATGGAGATCATCCAGGAATTCGATACCTGGCGCCGCGTACGCGATGCGGACGGGTCGGAAGGCTGGATCAACCAGTCGCTGCTTTCAGGCAAGCGCACGGCCATCGTCTCGCCCTGGCAGCGCGGCAAGGATGCCAAGATCAACCTGCTTAACAGCCCGCAAGACGGTGCGAGGGTGGTCGCCATCATCGAGCCCGGCGTCATGGGCTCGATCAAGTCCTGCAATGGCCAGTGGTGCGAAATGACTTTCGAGGGCCATACCGGTTGGCTCGCGCAGTCGCTTGTATGGGGTGCCTATCCGGGCGAGCGGGTCAAGGACTGA
- a CDS encoding DUF4260 domain-containing protein, with protein MKALSLAIRLEWAVVAAAAIAFYAVAGSSWWLFALLILAPDLSMFGYLAGPRLGAISYNALHILISPVLLLLAGHFGGSTMATAIALIWIVHIAIDRALGYGLKLPSGFQDTHLGRIGR; from the coding sequence ATGAAGGCGTTGAGCCTGGCGATTCGGCTCGAATGGGCCGTCGTCGCGGCGGCCGCAATCGCTTTCTACGCGGTTGCCGGTAGTTCCTGGTGGCTGTTTGCCCTGCTCATCCTGGCTCCGGACCTGTCGATGTTCGGTTATCTTGCCGGGCCTCGGTTGGGTGCCATCAGCTACAACGCCCTGCACATCCTGATCTCGCCGGTGCTGCTGCTGCTCGCCGGTCACTTCGGCGGCAGTACGATGGCAACGGCGATCGCCTTGATCTGGATCGTCCACATCGCCATCGATCGCGCGCTGGGCTACGGCCTCAAGCTACCCAGCGGTTTTCAGGACACACATCTCGGCCGCATCGGCCGATAA
- the fabI gene encoding enoyl-ACP reductase FabI — translation MDGLMKGKRGLVMGVANDHSIAWGIAKKLSEHGAELAFTYQGDAFGRRVKPLAEKLGASLIIPCDVEDSASVAATFETLGNSWGGLDFIVHAIGFSDKNELKGLYADTSRDNFVRTMVISCYSFTEVARHAAALMKEGGSMITLTYAGSVRVMPNYNVMGVAKAGLEASVRYLANDYGPRGIRVNGISAGPVRTLAGAGISDARHMFSYQQRNSPLRRTVTLEEVGGSALYLLSDLSSGVTGEIHYVDSGYHIVSMPTLDELKQTDGGRE, via the coding sequence ATGGACGGATTGATGAAGGGCAAGCGCGGGCTTGTCATGGGCGTCGCCAACGATCATTCGATTGCCTGGGGCATTGCCAAAAAGCTGTCCGAACATGGGGCGGAACTCGCTTTCACCTATCAGGGGGACGCCTTCGGGCGCCGGGTCAAGCCGCTCGCCGAGAAGCTTGGCGCGTCCCTGATCATTCCCTGCGACGTCGAGGACAGCGCATCGGTCGCCGCCACCTTCGAGACGCTGGGAAACAGCTGGGGCGGGCTGGACTTCATCGTCCACGCGATCGGCTTTTCCGACAAGAACGAGTTGAAAGGCCTCTACGCCGACACCAGCCGCGACAATTTCGTCCGCACCATGGTGATCTCCTGCTACTCCTTCACGGAAGTGGCCCGCCATGCCGCCGCCTTGATGAAGGAGGGCGGCTCGATGATCACGCTGACCTATGCGGGATCAGTCCGTGTCATGCCCAACTACAACGTCATGGGCGTAGCCAAGGCCGGCCTGGAGGCCAGCGTGCGATATCTCGCCAACGACTACGGTCCGCGCGGGATCAGGGTGAACGGCATATCCGCCGGACCGGTGCGCACGCTCGCCGGCGCCGGGATTTCCGATGCACGCCACATGTTCTCCTATCAGCAGCGCAACTCGCCGCTGCGCCGCACGGTGACCCTCGAAGAGGTCGGCGGTTCGGCTCTCTATCTCCTGTCGGATCTGTCTTCCGGCGTCACCGGCGAAATTCACTATGTCGATTCCGGCTATCATATTGTTTCGATGCCGACGCTCGACGAGTTGAAGCAGACGGACGGCGGACGGGAATAG
- the recF gene encoding DNA replication/repair protein RecF (All proteins in this family for which functions are known are DNA-binding proteins that assist the filamentation of RecA onto DNA for the initiation of recombination or recombinational repair.), whose amino-acid sequence MPEQTHISKLTLTNFRNYAALSIDLDPGAVVFSGDNGAGKTNLLEAISLLTPGRGLRRAPYGDVAREGGDGGFALHARLDGPQGEVEIGTGISGGDAAGEGGRRVRINGATARSTEDMLEWLRVVWLTPAMDGLFTGPAGDRRRFLDRLVLAIDPGHGQRALDYEKAMRGRNRLLAEGSRDGAWFDAIEMQMAETGVAIAAARAELARLLAAMINRLPDAGPFPQADISISGELESEVSAAPAVDVEERFRRSLAGGRDRDRAAGRTLDGPHRSDLVVRHRPKAMPAELCSTGEQKALLVGIVLSHARLTGEMSGMTPILLLDEIAAHLDSGRRAALFSILEELNCQAFMTGTDAALFSSLAGRAQFLTVDYGAVAPTI is encoded by the coding sequence TTGCCGGAACAGACCCATATAAGTAAGCTAACACTTACGAATTTTCGCAACTACGCGGCGCTGTCAATCGATCTTGACCCCGGCGCGGTGGTTTTTTCCGGCGACAATGGCGCCGGCAAGACCAATCTCCTGGAAGCGATTTCCCTTTTGACGCCCGGGCGCGGCTTGCGCCGCGCGCCCTACGGCGATGTGGCGCGCGAGGGTGGCGACGGCGGTTTTGCGCTGCATGCACGTCTTGATGGGCCGCAAGGCGAGGTCGAGATCGGCACCGGCATTTCCGGTGGCGATGCCGCTGGCGAGGGCGGCAGGCGAGTGCGGATCAATGGCGCGACGGCACGCTCGACCGAAGACATGCTGGAATGGCTGCGCGTCGTGTGGCTGACGCCGGCGATGGACGGCCTGTTCACCGGGCCGGCCGGCGACCGCCGCCGCTTCCTCGACCGACTGGTGCTGGCGATCGATCCGGGCCACGGCCAGCGCGCGCTCGATTATGAGAAGGCGATGCGTGGCCGCAATCGCCTGCTGGCCGAGGGTTCGCGTGACGGCGCCTGGTTCGACGCAATCGAGATGCAGATGGCGGAAACCGGCGTGGCGATCGCCGCGGCACGAGCCGAACTGGCGCGCCTGCTCGCCGCCATGATCAACAGGTTGCCGGACGCCGGACCATTTCCCCAGGCCGACATAAGCATTTCGGGAGAACTGGAAAGCGAAGTGAGCGCCGCGCCGGCAGTCGATGTCGAGGAACGTTTCCGCCGGTCACTGGCCGGCGGTCGCGACCGCGACCGCGCCGCCGGACGAACGCTTGACGGCCCCCACCGCTCGGATCTCGTGGTTCGGCACCGGCCCAAGGCGATGCCAGCCGAACTCTGCTCGACCGGTGAGCAGAAAGCGCTTCTGGTCGGCATCGTGCTTTCGCACGCCCGCCTGACCGGCGAGATGTCGGGCATGACGCCGATCCTGCTGCTCGACGAGATCGCCGCTCATCTCGACAGCGGACGGCGCGCGGCGCTGTTCTCCATCCTGGAGGAATTGAACTGCCAGGCCTTCATGACCGGAACCGACGCGGCGCTGTTTTCCAGCCTGGCCGGGCGTGCGCAATTCCTCACGGTTGACTACGGCGCGGTTGCGCCAACCATTTGA
- a CDS encoding molybdopterin-synthase adenylyltransferase MoeB codes for MTPTALTAEEIERYARHIVLPEIGGTGQQKLKQARVLVIGAGGLGTPVLEYLAAAGVGTLGIVDDDVVSLSNLQRQVIHGTDTVGMLKTHSAKAAIAHINPNTTVETHTFRLTADNAPALIARYDIVVDGSDNFETRYAVADACATEKRPLVHAAVGRFDGSVTVLKPFEAGKDGKPNPGYRDLFPEPPPPGLVPSCAVAGVLGALTGVVGTLQAMEAIKLITGIGEPLVGRLLLYDALNARFDTIRYKRS; via the coding sequence ATGACCCCCACCGCATTGACCGCTGAAGAAATCGAACGCTACGCCCGTCACATCGTCCTGCCCGAGATCGGCGGCACGGGACAGCAGAAGCTGAAGCAGGCACGGGTGCTGGTCATCGGCGCGGGTGGGCTGGGAACGCCGGTGCTCGAATACCTTGCCGCCGCCGGCGTCGGCACGCTCGGCATCGTCGACGATGACGTCGTCTCGCTTTCCAACCTGCAGCGGCAGGTCATCCACGGCACCGACACGGTCGGCATGCTGAAAACTCACAGCGCCAAGGCGGCAATCGCGCACATCAATCCCAACACCACTGTCGAAACGCACACATTCAGGCTGACTGCGGACAATGCCCCTGCCCTCATCGCCCGCTACGACATCGTCGTCGACGGTTCCGACAATTTCGAAACCCGCTATGCGGTGGCCGATGCCTGCGCGACGGAGAAAAGGCCGCTCGTGCATGCGGCCGTCGGCCGCTTCGACGGTTCGGTGACAGTGCTGAAACCATTCGAAGCCGGCAAGGATGGCAAGCCAAACCCAGGTTATCGCGATCTTTTCCCCGAGCCGCCGCCGCCCGGCCTGGTGCCGTCCTGCGCGGTGGCCGGCGTTCTCGGTGCGCTGACCGGGGTCGTCGGTACGCTGCAGGCCATGGAGGCCATAAAGCTGATCACCGGGATCGGCGAGCCCCTGGTCGGCAGGTTGCTGCTCTATGATGCGCTGAACGCACGCTTCGACACGATCCGCTACAAGAGAAGCTGA